From a region of the Brockia lithotrophica genome:
- the cysE gene encoding serine O-acetyltransferase yields MFRRLWEDLDAFLTHDPAARSRWEVFFLYPGFHAILAHRVNHALWRLGLRFLARALSQIVRFLTGIEIHPGAKIGRRVVIDHGMGVVIGETAEVGDDCVLYQGVTLGGTGKEKGKRHPTLGRGVLVGAGAKVLGAITVGDYAKIGAGAVVLRDVPPHATVVGVPGRAVRRTFDPARPPVHVLDHGDLPDPCSEELALLEAKLANLLHELKRLDAISEALEITLRERRKSSSRES; encoded by the coding sequence GTGTTCCGACGACTTTGGGAAGATCTCGATGCCTTTCTCACCCACGATCCGGCGGCACGGAGCCGCTGGGAGGTCTTCTTTCTCTACCCCGGGTTTCACGCGATCCTCGCGCACCGCGTGAACCACGCCCTCTGGCGGTTAGGGCTTCGGTTTCTTGCCCGAGCGCTTTCCCAGATCGTGCGTTTCCTGACGGGGATCGAAATCCACCCCGGGGCGAAGATCGGGCGGCGCGTCGTGATCGACCACGGGATGGGCGTGGTCATCGGCGAGACGGCAGAGGTCGGGGACGATTGCGTGCTCTACCAAGGCGTCACCCTGGGGGGAACGGGGAAGGAAAAGGGGAAACGCCATCCGACGTTGGGGAGGGGCGTCCTCGTGGGTGCGGGGGCCAAGGTGTTGGGTGCGATCACGGTAGGGGATTACGCAAAGATCGGAGCCGGCGCCGTGGTACTTCGAGACGTACCACCACATGCGACGGTGGTCGGCGTACCTGGGCGCGCCGTCCGCAGGACCTTCGACCCCGCACGTCCTCCCGTTCACGTGCTCGATCACGGAGATCTTCCCGACCCTTGTTCGGAGGAGCTCGCCCTCCTCGAGGCGAAACTCGCCAACCTCCTGCACGAATTGAAGCGCTTGGACGCGATTTCCGAGGCCCTCGAAATCACCCTCCGCGAACGAAGGAAAAGCTCTTCGCGCGAATCGTAA
- the ispD gene encoding 2-C-methyl-D-erythritol 4-phosphate cytidylyltransferase: MGGNVRKPFLPLAGIPVLVRTAQVFARVSEIGEKVIVVRREDVPRVGSLLAAYGIRGFRIVAGGERRQDSVFLGVRALSEEVHGVLVHDGVRPLVSEALVRRMAAYAREGRIVVPALPVKDTIKEISGRQVLRTPKREGLVRVQTPQAFPRADLLRALEEAERRGWEVTDEASVFELLGHPVFWTEGEEYNLKLTTPEDLAVAEALLRVLSASEDAEGQGFRVESGAPPAPKGYDAEP; encoded by the coding sequence ATGGGGGGGAACGTGCGGAAGCCCTTTCTCCCCCTCGCCGGCATTCCCGTCCTCGTACGTACGGCTCAAGTATTTGCCCGCGTTTCGGAAATCGGAGAAAAGGTGATCGTCGTCCGCCGCGAAGATGTGCCGCGGGTAGGTTCCCTCTTGGCCGCTTACGGAATTCGCGGTTTTCGTATCGTTGCGGGCGGGGAACGCCGGCAAGACAGCGTGTTTTTGGGCGTTCGCGCCTTGTCCGAGGAGGTGCACGGGGTGCTCGTACACGACGGCGTGCGCCCCCTCGTGAGCGAGGCGCTCGTCCGAAGGATGGCGGCGTACGCGCGGGAAGGGCGCATCGTCGTACCGGCCCTTCCCGTGAAGGATACGATCAAGGAAATCTCCGGGCGGCAAGTTTTGCGCACGCCGAAGCGGGAAGGTCTCGTTCGGGTGCAAACTCCCCAGGCATTTCCTAGGGCGGATCTTTTGCGCGCCTTGGAAGAGGCAGAACGTCGGGGTTGGGAAGTCACGGACGAGGCGAGCGTTTTCGAGCTCCTGGGCCATCCCGTGTTTTGGACGGAAGGTGAGGAATACAACCTGAAGCTCACAACACCCGAGGATCTCGCCGTGGCGGAAGCCCTTCTACGAGTTTTGTCTGCATCCGAGGACGCCGAGGGACAGGGTTTCCGTGTTGAGTCGGGCGCTCCACCCGCGCCAAAGGGATACGACGCCGAACCGTGA
- the cysS gene encoding cysteine--tRNA ligase — translation MAEVPSIDIFLTNTLTRRKERFEPLRPPEVRMYVCGPTVYNYVHIGNARVAVVFDVLYRFLRAMGYRVTYVHNYTDVDDKILRAAEESGEPPERIAAKFIRAYEEDMAALGVLPATVRPRATEHIHDMVRLIERLIARGMAYVVDGDVYFRVRAFPEYGKLSGQPPEKLLAGARVEVDPRKEDPLDFALWKKAKPGEPTWDAPWSAGRPGWHIECSAMSMKYLGETFDIHGGGEDLIFPHHENEIAQSEGATGNPFVRVWMHVGFVTVGDEKMSKSLGNVVLVRDLLRQSEGSAIRLFLLGTHYRSPLVFRFEAIVQAEQALFRLRLAYAEAERALEGKGIEAKEEDVAGLLRPFWEALADDLNTPNALKVLYETARSVYSLLKLEDQEGRQRLAAVREALRRMADVLGIDLSLSDVELTEEEAALLAEREKARQARDFAKADSLREELVRRGLIVEDTPTGTRVRRRRS, via the coding sequence ATGGCGGAAGTTCCCTCTATCGACATCTTTCTTACAAACACCCTCACGCGGCGAAAGGAACGCTTCGAGCCCCTTCGCCCTCCCGAGGTTCGGATGTACGTGTGCGGTCCGACGGTGTACAACTACGTTCACATCGGGAACGCCCGGGTCGCCGTGGTCTTCGACGTGCTGTACCGCTTCTTGCGCGCCATGGGGTACCGCGTGACGTACGTGCACAACTACACGGACGTCGACGACAAGATTCTGCGGGCCGCGGAAGAGAGCGGCGAACCTCCGGAACGGATAGCCGCGAAGTTCATCCGGGCGTACGAGGAAGACATGGCCGCTTTGGGTGTCCTGCCGGCGACGGTTCGGCCCCGGGCGACGGAGCACATTCACGACATGGTTCGGCTCATTGAACGCCTGATCGCGCGGGGAATGGCGTACGTCGTAGACGGCGACGTGTATTTCCGCGTGCGCGCCTTTCCCGAGTACGGGAAGCTTTCCGGACAGCCTCCCGAGAAACTTCTCGCGGGGGCGCGCGTGGAGGTCGACCCGCGGAAAGAAGACCCCTTGGATTTCGCCCTGTGGAAAAAGGCCAAGCCAGGGGAGCCGACGTGGGACGCCCCTTGGTCTGCGGGCCGGCCGGGATGGCACATCGAGTGCTCGGCGATGTCCATGAAGTATCTCGGGGAGACCTTCGACATCCACGGGGGCGGGGAAGACCTCATCTTTCCCCACCACGAGAACGAGATCGCCCAATCGGAAGGGGCGACGGGGAATCCCTTCGTGCGCGTGTGGATGCACGTGGGCTTCGTGACCGTAGGGGACGAAAAGATGTCGAAGTCCCTGGGGAACGTCGTCTTGGTCCGCGACCTCCTCCGGCAAAGCGAGGGGAGCGCGATCCGCCTCTTCCTCCTCGGTACCCACTACCGAAGCCCCCTCGTCTTTCGGTTTGAGGCGATCGTACAGGCCGAACAGGCCCTCTTCCGCCTGCGCCTGGCTTACGCCGAGGCCGAACGGGCATTGGAGGGAAAGGGGATCGAGGCGAAGGAAGAGGACGTCGCCGGCCTTCTTCGCCCTTTTTGGGAGGCCCTCGCCGACGATCTGAACACGCCAAACGCCCTCAAGGTCCTATACGAGACGGCTCGGAGCGTGTACTCCCTTCTCAAGCTCGAAGACCAAGAAGGCCGGCAAAGGTTGGCGGCGGTTCGCGAAGCCCTCAGGCGTATGGCCGACGTCCTCGGCATCGACCTCAGCCTCTCCGACGTTGAGCTCACCGAGGAGGAGGCCGCCCTTCTCGCCGAACGCGAAAAGGCCCGACAGGCCCGCGACTTCGCCAAGGCCGATTCCTTGCGAGAAGAGCTCGTTCGGCGCGGGCTCATCGTCGAAGACACCCCGACGGGAACGCGAGTTCGCCGACGTCGGTCGTAA
- the ispF gene encoding 2-C-methyl-D-erythritol 2,4-cyclodiphosphate synthase: MFRVGIGYDVHRFAVMRPLVLGGVSIPYDRGLEGHSDADVLLHALADALLGALALGDIGEHFPNTDPRFRNLDSGEIVRYAFDLVRARGYRVGNADAVIVAEEPKLSPYIPEMRKRIAELLDTSPERVSVKATTPERLGALGKKEGIAAWAVVLLFSSEVSGAHDEGRLR, encoded by the coding sequence TTGTTTCGGGTGGGCATTGGCTACGACGTACACCGCTTTGCCGTAATGCGGCCGCTCGTCTTGGGGGGAGTTTCCATTCCCTACGATCGCGGGCTGGAAGGCCATTCGGATGCCGACGTGCTCCTCCACGCTCTTGCGGACGCCCTGCTTGGCGCACTCGCCTTGGGAGATATAGGCGAACACTTCCCCAATACCGATCCCCGCTTTCGCAACCTCGACAGCGGAGAAATCGTGCGGTACGCCTTCGATCTCGTGCGCGCACGTGGATACCGGGTGGGGAACGCGGATGCCGTGATCGTCGCGGAGGAACCGAAGCTGTCCCCTTATATCCCCGAGATGCGCAAAAGGATCGCCGAACTCCTCGACACTTCGCCGGAGCGCGTGAGCGTAAAGGCGACAACGCCCGAGAGGCTCGGCGCTTTGGGGAAAAAAGAAGGGATTGCCGCTTGGGCCGTCGTCCTCCTCTTCTCCTCAGAGGTTTCGGGTGCGCACGACGAAGGGAGACTGCGGTGA
- a CDS encoding glutamate--tRNA ligase family protein, with product MREEIDWFSRGFAQAGRVRTRYVLREGASVFRGEELGALLASWIFARSQAGSFVVRVYDVGGGASGARTWEELQSLARELSLTWDEGPDVGGPYGPYRSSRRLEVYRHFAERLLRLGKARAYLVTSGPFPEALHPISAERVLDVPGERKEEVWIVYPWEGAGFPSGGPFLSLPEGGTGVVLVGERGGPSLPFAEVVDDALMDITAAFPPRPQKKEELAVREALFESLGFSSPEWRAFPPTPAWEEFRTALKSKGVVISSSSEPPLREFLRVWLRLAGAEEGLASAQDAFEVVFPRISLSSEGAQRPV from the coding sequence ATGCGTGAGGAAATTGACTGGTTTTCGCGCGGTTTCGCGCAGGCAGGTCGCGTGCGAACGCGGTACGTGCTTCGGGAAGGGGCGTCGGTGTTCAGAGGAGAAGAACTCGGGGCGCTCCTCGCTTCTTGGATTTTTGCGCGTTCGCAAGCGGGAAGTTTTGTCGTTCGCGTTTACGATGTCGGCGGCGGGGCGTCGGGTGCCCGCACGTGGGAAGAGCTTCAGTCCCTCGCCCGGGAACTTTCTCTGACGTGGGACGAAGGGCCGGACGTAGGCGGACCCTACGGACCCTACCGCAGCTCGCGTCGACTCGAGGTATACCGCCACTTTGCCGAACGTCTCCTTCGGCTCGGGAAGGCCCGAGCCTATCTGGTAACGTCCGGCCCTTTTCCCGAGGCTTTGCACCCCATATCCGCCGAACGCGTCCTCGATGTCCCCGGCGAACGGAAGGAAGAGGTATGGATCGTGTATCCCTGGGAGGGTGCCGGATTTCCCTCCGGCGGCCCATTCCTTTCCCTTCCGGAAGGCGGGACGGGAGTTGTTCTCGTAGGCGAGCGGGGAGGACCGAGTCTCCCGTTTGCGGAAGTTGTCGACGACGCCTTGATGGACATCACCGCCGCCTTTCCTCCGCGCCCGCAGAAAAAAGAAGAACTTGCCGTTCGAGAAGCTCTGTTTGAGTCCCTCGGGTTTTCTTCTCCCGAATGGCGGGCATTCCCCCCGACGCCCGCATGGGAGGAATTCCGCACGGCACTCAAGAGCAAAGGCGTCGTCATTTCCTCTTCTTCGGAGCCGCCACTAAGGGAGTTTCTCCGGGTATGGCTGCGCTTGGCGGGGGCTGAAGAAGGGCTTGCGTCCGCACAAGACGCCTTCGAGGTCGTTTTCCCCAGGATTTCCCTTTCTTCGGAGGGGGCGCAGCGTCCAGTATGA